A single Phragmites australis chromosome 4, lpPhrAust1.1, whole genome shotgun sequence DNA region contains:
- the LOC133916629 gene encoding superoxide dismutase [Cu-Zn] 2-like isoform X1, translated as MAGKAGGLKGVALIGGAANSAVSGALHFFQDPATGYTEVRGKVTGLAPGPHGFHIHAFGDTTNGCNSTGPHFNPHNKPHGAPFDDERHVGDLGNIVANKDGVAEVFIKDLQISLSGPHSILGRAVVVHADVDDLGRGGHELSKSTGNAGARIGCGIIGIQSAV; from the exons ATGGCAGGAAAAGCCGGTGGACTCAAGGGCGTCGCCCTCATCGGCGGCGCCGCCAACAGCGCGGTCTCCGGCGCCCTCCACTTCTTCCAGGACCCCGCCACCG GGTACACCGAGGTGAGGGGGAAGGTCACGGGCCTCGCTCCGGGACCCCACGGGTTCCACATTCACGCCTTCGGAGACACCACCAACGGCTGCAACTCCACCG GACCCCATTTTAACCCTCATAATAAGCCCCATGGAGCACCATTTGATGATGAACGACATGTGGGTGACCTGGGAAACATAGTAGCCAACAAAGATG GAGTTGCAGAAGTGTTCATAAAGGACTTACAG ATTTCACTGAGTGGGCCTCATTCCATACTGGGAAGGGCAGTTGTTGTTCATGCTGATGTTGATGACCTAGGGAGGG GTGGCCATGAACTCAGTAAATCAACAGGAAATGCAGGAGCTAGAATTGGATGTG GTATCATTGGAATTCAGTCTGCAGTTTAG
- the LOC133916629 gene encoding superoxide dismutase [Cu-Zn] 2-like isoform X3, translating to MAGKAGGLKGVALIGGAANSAVSGALHFFQDPATGYTEVRGKVTGLAPGPHGFHIHAFGDTTNGCNSTGPHFNPHNKPHGAPFDDERHVGDLGNIVANKDGVAEVFIKDLQISLSGPHSILGRAVVVHADVDDLGRGIIGIQSAV from the exons ATGGCAGGAAAAGCCGGTGGACTCAAGGGCGTCGCCCTCATCGGCGGCGCCGCCAACAGCGCGGTCTCCGGCGCCCTCCACTTCTTCCAGGACCCCGCCACCG GGTACACCGAGGTGAGGGGGAAGGTCACGGGCCTCGCTCCGGGACCCCACGGGTTCCACATTCACGCCTTCGGAGACACCACCAACGGCTGCAACTCCACCG GACCCCATTTTAACCCTCATAATAAGCCCCATGGAGCACCATTTGATGATGAACGACATGTGGGTGACCTGGGAAACATAGTAGCCAACAAAGATG GAGTTGCAGAAGTGTTCATAAAGGACTTACAG ATTTCACTGAGTGGGCCTCATTCCATACTGGGAAGGGCAGTTGTTGTTCATGCTGATGTTGATGACCTAGGGAGGG GTATCATTGGAATTCAGTCTGCAGTTTAG
- the LOC133916629 gene encoding superoxide dismutase [Cu-Zn] 2-like isoform X2 encodes MAGKAGGLKGVALIGGAANSAVSGALHFFQDPATGYTEVRGKVTGLAPGPHGFHIHAFGDTTNGCNSTGPHFNPHNKPHGAPFDDERHVGDLGNIVANKDGVAEVFIKDLQISLSGPHSILGRAVVVHADVDDLGRDGATSFRKYFIQCGM; translated from the exons ATGGCAGGAAAAGCCGGTGGACTCAAGGGCGTCGCCCTCATCGGCGGCGCCGCCAACAGCGCGGTCTCCGGCGCCCTCCACTTCTTCCAGGACCCCGCCACCG GGTACACCGAGGTGAGGGGGAAGGTCACGGGCCTCGCTCCGGGACCCCACGGGTTCCACATTCACGCCTTCGGAGACACCACCAACGGCTGCAACTCCACCG GACCCCATTTTAACCCTCATAATAAGCCCCATGGAGCACCATTTGATGATGAACGACATGTGGGTGACCTGGGAAACATAGTAGCCAACAAAGATG GAGTTGCAGAAGTGTTCATAAAGGACTTACAG ATTTCACTGAGTGGGCCTCATTCCATACTGGGAAGGGCAGTTGTTGTTCATGCTGATGTTGATGACCTAGGGAGGG ATGGGGCAACATCTTTCCGGAAATATTTTATTCAATGTGGGATGTAG
- the LOC133914433 gene encoding uncharacterized protein LOC133914433, whose amino-acid sequence MAMDKVDAKEREKIEAVRKLLRKQAPLSAKQAQYCNDTCVERFLRSRGDSVKKAAKHLRTVLSWRETVGADHIMADEFSAELADGVAFVAGHDDDGRPVVVFRIKQDYPKFHSQKSFVRLLVFTLEVAVACMSRFVDQFVLLFDASFFRSASAFLNLLMGTLKIVADYYAGRLHRAFVIDPPSLFSVLWKGVRPFVELAPATAVVSSLDFEDSLEDASFTAYPRTASLRFEPASAVVGKAGVGSASSRFSVTPTDNPIKPWYLSTIPASVGSRSVVPTSSSPSLVGASPLSARSFSFASPAALRSTAATPPFQRGGGNGVPLTPSAANKGQKTPPLLLPQQQFPRTPRPSFLQSPSMLFAFRKDGQASRGERERESFLPFLRFYRRPYDEISYRAKMRPPLGGLISIVGEKFKQKPVQPPLRRHAGLHHQQPQRI is encoded by the exons ATGGCCATGGACAAGGTGGACGccaaggagagggagaagatCGAGGCCGTCCGGAAGTTGCTGCGCAAGCAGGCGCCGCTCTCCGCCAAGCAG GCACAGTACTGCAACGACACGTGCGTTGAGCGGTTCCTGCGGTCGCGGGGGGACAGCGTCAAGAAGGCGGCGAAGCACCTGAGAACCGTCCTGTCATGGAGGGAGACCGTCGGAGCTG ATCACATCATGGCCGACGAGTTCTCCGCCGAGCTCGCCGACGGCGTGGCCTTCGTCGCCGGGCACGACGACGACGGGCGCCCAGTCGTG GTGTTTCGAATCAAGCAGGACTACCCAAAGTTCCACTCCCAGAAATC GTTCGTGCGCCTGCTGGTATTCACGCTGGAGGTGGCCGTCGCGTGCATGTCCCGCTTCGTGGACCAGTTCGTCCTCCTCTTCGATGCAA GCTTTTTCCGGTCGGCGTCGGCTTTCCTCAACCTGCTTATGGGCACGCTCAAGATCGTCGCCGACTACTACGCCGGCCGCCTCCACCGCGCCTTCGTAATCGACCCGCCCTCTCTCTTCTCCGTTCTCTGGAAG GGAGTGAGGCCGTTCGTGGAGCtggcgccggcgacggcggtggTGAGTTCGCTGGACTTCGAGGACTCGCTGGAGGACGCGTCGTTCACGGCGTACCCGCGGACGGCGTCGCTGCGGTTCGAGCCGGCATCGGCGGTCGTGGGGAAGGCGGGCGTGGGCTCGGCCTCGTCCCGGTTCTCCGTCACCCCCACCGACAACCCCATCAAGCCGTGGTACCTCTCGACCATCCCGGCGTCGGTGGGCTCGCGCTCCGTGGTGCCGACCTCCAGCAGCCCGTCGCTCGTCGGCGCGTCCCCGCTATCCGCGCGCTCCTTCTCCTTCGCCTCGCCCGCCGCGCTGCGCTCGACGGCGGCCACGCCGCCTTTCcagcgcggcggcggcaacggcgTGCCGCTGACGCCGTCCGCCGCCAACAAGGGCCAGAAGACCCCGCCGCTGCTTCTGCCGCAGCAGCAGTTCCCGCGGACACCGCGGCCGTCATTCCTGCAGTCACCGTCGATGCTTTTCGCGTTCCGTAAGGACGGGCAGGCCAGCCGCggcgagcgcgagcgcgagtCCTTCCTCCCGTTCCTGCGCTTCTACCGACGGCCGTACGACGAGATATCCTACCGCGCCAAGATGCGCCCGCCGCTCGGCGGCCTGATATCCATCGTCGGCGAGAAGTTCAAGCAGAAGCCGGTGCAGCCGCCGCTTCGCCGGCACGCCGGactccaccaccagcagccGCAGAGGATCTGA